GTACAATGGGCAGTGgataatttaaaattctacttgcatctaaataatttataaaatatattttgtaaatattttctaaaaaattttggaaatcaAAGGCTGAATACAGCCAAACTGAAAATGAATCCACTACAAGAACTGCAATAATTCAACTCTTTTAGCAAAAACAACAACCATTTTAAAACTTGACAGAACACAGCTGTTCGCTAATTTTCCTgtaaacaaaaatggaaaataactCGAAATCAGAAACTTTATTGCATCCAAAAATTGATGAATTATACAAAATAATCAAATGCATTTCtcaatcaaataatttaaattacataaaacaAAACGGAACTTTTAATTGGCAAAGTATAGCAGAGCTGTTATTTGGCAATGGAAACATTACCAAAGATGGTAAACATGAAAGCATTAAGCTTATTTGATTTGATTCTATTTTGTCTTTTCTTTTTGAAGACCCAATCTATCCCAAGACATACGATGAATACTTACCATATGTCCAATTACTCCAACCAGTCTTCCAACAAAGTCATTCAGTTCTCGAACGATTAACTGACAATACCGACTGGCTCCCAAAACTGCAATGGCTAGGCCAACAATCTCGTCTGCCTTACATTTTACATGAATATAAGAATCCCTCGTCTGAAACAACTGTTGTCGAAAATGTATTATTTCTGACAGCAGCTCTGGAATACGCTTTGGGGAATGTCTACCAGACAATTGCCAAAAAGTCTCCACCGCATCTTTTAAGAGATCTTCTTGACACTAAAGAACTGAGAGACGTCCTTGGAACATGCTCGGTAAGGAGAAGGAagttaacttttatttatttactttattgACGTTTATCAGATTTTCTTTCTTAAAATTCTTATGGGATCAGCAGAATCCATCAATCTCAGGAACATTGTCTGGCATGGTTTTCCTCTTCCTCATGAGATTCCTCCCTCCTTTGTTTCTATTCTTCTTGTTGTCAGTGCTAGTTTATCTGAACTAATTGAAGACCTTTCTCTTGTATCAAGACCACAAGTAAAGAATTTTTCTAGATTCTTGACAAAGATTCATTCTCCACCAATTGGCTACGCTCTTGTAGATAATTATCTTCTCGTTACCCAAACAGTTGATAACTCTCCCTGGACTGGGGAATGGAAAATCTATTGGAAGCAAGTCTATCAACATTATGAACAATCCAACTATTGGCGTTGTGTCATGTTGATTCTTCCCCAAATCGAACTTGTGCTCCGTAAAATATACGGCGAAGCTAACAAGTTCGATATTACAGCTAAACTAAATGAATACTATATAACGATGAATAGTATTTTTGAGTTCTCGGAAGATAATCGACTGCTTGATTCCTATATGACCAAAGGAACACTTCATTTCCTTTATGACATCTTCATTTCTCCATTTGGTATGAGAATTCGAGATAAAGTTAGTCATGGAGAGGTTGATTTGAATTGTTTGGATGGAAAACTTTGCTCGATATTGCTTTATGCTGGTTtgaatcttttaaataaaaatgaatttcctcTAGATGGTTATCAAAGtaaatttcatttgaatagtttggTTTATGAGGCAGTAAATGCATCGAAGAGATTTGTATTAGAATTGATGAAAATGAGAACTCCAAGTAGTTTTGGATTAGAATTTAAATGGAATTGGGAAGTTATGGAAACTCTTCAAGAACTTGTTCTCACAGAATGTGTTGAGATATTTCATCGATCGAAAAAAGAACCAGAAATTATGATGAATCTTATGAAAATTGCACAATTGATTGTGCAGATTTgtcaaaattatcaaatatcGTTTGAGGAACGATTTGGAATGTTTTTTAGACATGAACCGCGTTCGAGAGCGAGGAAAACATTAGACAAAATGGTGGAAACTTTGGGTGTAATTGGAGAAATTCTAGGGAGCATTGTTTGTTATTTAATCAGAATTATCAACGAGAGATGTTTCGAAAACAGATTTGATGATTGTCAAAAGTAagctatttaaataaaatattagctTGAATTTATgtgttattgtttttatttttttagattttgtaaACAGACTTTAACAATTGTGGAGAATCTTGCGCGATATTCGGATAGagaaagtaatgaatggttgAAGGCTTTGGATTGTTgtaataagtttcataaaattggTTCGGATTTTAATtctaagtttaaataaaattgacattGTAGTTATGTAAtattatgtatataaaagataattcagtttttttgttttatataaatgttacaatagaatatattttgtaaaaaaacaaaacaataaatgtaatctttcttttttacttcTGATGAGTCAAGAAAGTAACTGATTTTCAGTTCAAagcatagcaaaaaaaaaaaacaccttgttgTAAAAAACAGCCTCACGGAACCGATAACGccttattatttcaaaaaaataactgGATCCTAGACACCATCATGAGAATTATTCAAGGATGCTTCTAAAAAATTTGAAGATTTCAATAAACAAGTTTGAAGTCAAGAAAAAACAGTTAAGTTGAGTCCAGAGAAagacttaaaataaaagaagagaCTTCTAGAATTAGGCACATGAATCAAATTTTTTACTTTCGATTTAAATCTTTTGATTAATCAAAACCAATTCTTTTTCTtacttattttaattaattaaggaacaaaagaaaaatttgtattttagtgtaagagcccacagcaaattttgggagtggaactataaccaaaatgtgagtatgcagttttgtagccttatgcgttcgaataatgaattcaaaagtctggcagctttaaatcgcgggtttatattgttttcagggagttgaaaaatgtgagttttCCAATTCATTTAAGTAGGCTAAATTCGCACTATTTCAAATTCTGTATACAGgaacttatttttgtttgttattttgaattcaaaactctcCAAGAAGAGagctgatatggttagttaaaaaaccCTATATCTTGATTTCTATTTGTCGCATCAGGGGcttaggggaaatgacagagcacCAGTATCCTtatttagcctactcacattaattggaaaactcgcgtttTTTAATCCCCCGAAAACCATTATACAGCCGCGATttaaaactgccagacttttgaattcgtccactcccaaaatttgctgtgggctctcggt
This DNA window, taken from Episyrphus balteatus chromosome 2, idEpiBalt1.1, whole genome shotgun sequence, encodes the following:
- the LOC129910088 gene encoding endoplasmic reticulum membrane-associated RNA degradation protein-like, which produces MENNSKSETLLHPKIDELYKIIKCISQSNNLNYIKQNGTFNWQSIAELLFGNGNITKDDPIYPKTYDEYLPYVQLLQPVFQQSHSVLERLTDNTDWLPKLQWLGQQSRLPYILHEYKNPSSETTVVENVLFLTAALEYALGNVYQTIAKKSPPHLLRDLLDTKELRDVLGTCSIFFLKILMGSAESINLRNIVWHGFPLPHEIPPSFVSILLVVSASLSELIEDLSLVSRPQVKNFSRFLTKIHSPPIGYALVDNYLLVTQTVDNSPWTGEWKIYWKQVYQHYEQSNYWRCVMLILPQIELVLRKIYGEANKFDITAKLNEYYITMNSIFEFSEDNRLLDSYMTKGTLHFLYDIFISPFGMRIRDKVSHGEVDLNCLDGKLCSILLYAGLNLLNKNEFPLDGYQSKFHLNSLVYEAVNASKRFVLELMKMRTPSSFGLEFKWNWEVMETLQELVLTECVEIFHRSKKEPEIMMNLMKIAQLIVQICQNYQISFEERFGMFFRHEPRSRARKTLDKMVETLGVIGEILGSIVCYLIRIINERCFENRFDDCQKFCKQTLTIVENLARYSDRESNEWLKALDCCNKFHKIGSDFNSKFK